In one Pseudomonadota bacterium genomic region, the following are encoded:
- a CDS encoding MFS transporter, whose amino-acid sequence MLNDGYTKRHLWAWSMYDFANSGYTTVVITAIFNAYFVSIVAENEVWATFLWTLVLSFSYLLVVITGPVVGAYIDVTRSKKKVLFVVTLGCALSTIVLSTVGQGELWFATLFLVISNYFFSIGENIIGSYLPEIAKKESVGRVSGIGWAIGYFGGILTLALSLVTISQLESMGWEAEQYVPMTLIITGVIFLLAALPTFIYLDRDEAKKIDNLSIAFVTNRFLDTLRQGRRFVDLYRFLLSTVFFQGGVQAVIALAAIYAQQVIGFTFTETIMLIMVVNLTAALGAYIFGRLHDFLGHQQSLIVILIGWIVVTLLAWLSDSRPSFWVTANLVGLLLGACQSNARAFVSVLTPISRKAEFFGLWGISVKCASILGPLTYGALTWLTNGDHRNAILSLVVLFVIGLSILMTVDAERGMSAARHSY is encoded by the coding sequence ATGCTAAATGACGGATACACGAAACGGCATCTTTGGGCTTGGTCGATGTATGATTTCGCGAATTCAGGTTATACGACCGTAGTCATAACCGCCATTTTTAACGCCTACTTTGTATCTATCGTTGCTGAGAATGAGGTTTGGGCTACGTTTTTATGGACGTTAGTGCTCTCTTTTTCCTACTTGCTTGTAGTGATTACCGGGCCGGTTGTGGGAGCATATATAGATGTGACGCGGTCTAAAAAAAAGGTATTGTTTGTAGTTACGCTAGGTTGTGCGCTGAGCACTATTGTGTTGTCAACTGTAGGCCAAGGTGAATTGTGGTTTGCTACACTATTTTTAGTAATTTCAAATTACTTCTTTAGTATTGGCGAAAATATCATTGGCTCTTACCTCCCAGAAATAGCTAAAAAGGAATCAGTTGGTCGCGTATCGGGAATTGGCTGGGCTATTGGGTATTTTGGTGGCATCTTGACCTTGGCTTTATCTCTTGTAACCATTTCTCAACTGGAGTCGATGGGTTGGGAGGCTGAGCAGTATGTGCCAATGACCTTGATTATCACGGGCGTTATCTTTCTTTTAGCGGCTTTACCTACATTCATTTACTTGGATAGAGACGAAGCAAAGAAAATAGACAATCTAAGTATTGCGTTTGTGACCAATCGATTTCTGGATACGCTGCGTCAGGGGCGCAGGTTTGTTGATTTGTATCGGTTTTTGTTGAGTACAGTTTTTTTTCAGGGCGGGGTTCAAGCGGTCATAGCGCTTGCCGCTATATATGCGCAGCAAGTGATTGGATTTACCTTTACTGAAACCATCATGTTGATTATGGTTGTTAATCTTACAGCGGCTTTGGGCGCATACATCTTTGGTCGGCTGCATGATTTTTTGGGCCATCAGCAGTCTTTGATCGTCATATTGATCGGATGGATTGTAGTGACATTATTGGCATGGTTATCTGATAGCCGACCCAGTTTCTGGGTAACCGCTAATTTGGTTGGGTTGTTGCTTGGTGCTTGCCAATCTAATGCTCGGGCGTTTGTGTCGGTCCTGACGCCGATAAGCAGGAAAGCCGAATTTTTTGGACTTTGGGGTATATCGGTTAAGTGTGCATCGATCCTGGGACCGCTCACCTATGGGGCTCTTACCTGGCTCACGAATGGAGACCATCGAAATGCGATTTTATCTTTAGTAGTCTTGTTTGTAATAGGCCTGTCTATTCTAATGACCGTTGATGCCGAGCGAGGCATGTCGGCCGCTAGGCATTCGTATTAG
- a CDS encoding CaiB/BaiF CoA-transferase family protein: protein MYFCCVTEGIAVGPLENVKVLELGQLIAGPFCTRVMAEFGAQVIKVESPKGGDPLRKWRKLYKDKSLWWLLQARNKQSVTINLKEKDGQAIVRRLAKDVDVVVENFRPGAMEKWGLDYDSLAKENPGLVMVRLSGYGQTGPYRDRPGFGAIGEAMGGLRHVTGYPDRPPVRVGISLGDAVASLYGVIGALMALRQRDTSGKGQIVDVALYEAVFSLMESMVPEFDYYDFVRERTGSTLPGIAPSNSYLTKDGKYVVIGANGDSIFNRMMLAIDRVDLAVDPELSGNDGRAARSDELDTIIGDWCALHDLQHVLKVLEKAEVPSGKIYDVADIVSDVHYRARHMIEEFALSKDESLLIPGIVPKLSDTPGKTQWLGPDLGEHTNAILSGAGYSVEQIQDFRDRNIV, encoded by the coding sequence ATCTATTTTTGCTGTGTTACAGAAGGAATCGCTGTGGGACCTCTTGAAAATGTAAAGGTTCTTGAGTTGGGGCAGTTAATTGCTGGGCCATTTTGTACAAGGGTAATGGCTGAGTTTGGGGCTCAAGTGATTAAAGTTGAATCTCCCAAAGGGGGTGATCCCCTCAGAAAATGGAGGAAGTTATACAAAGATAAGTCACTTTGGTGGTTGTTGCAAGCCAGGAACAAACAGTCAGTGACAATCAATCTAAAAGAAAAAGACGGGCAAGCGATCGTTCGACGTTTGGCAAAAGACGTTGATGTTGTCGTGGAAAATTTCCGACCGGGTGCCATGGAAAAATGGGGTTTAGATTATGACTCCCTTGCGAAAGAAAATCCGGGTTTGGTGATGGTGCGTTTATCGGGGTATGGCCAAACAGGCCCTTATCGTGACAGACCTGGGTTTGGGGCTATTGGCGAGGCGATGGGTGGGCTGAGACATGTCACTGGGTACCCTGACCGGCCACCCGTAAGAGTAGGTATTAGTCTGGGTGATGCGGTGGCGTCACTATATGGTGTTATTGGCGCATTGATGGCGCTTAGGCAACGTGACACTTCGGGCAAAGGGCAGATTGTTGATGTTGCTTTATACGAAGCTGTTTTCAGTCTGATGGAAAGTATGGTTCCGGAGTTTGATTATTATGATTTTGTTCGGGAGCGGACCGGTTCTACGTTACCGGGGATTGCTCCCTCTAATTCTTATTTAACAAAAGATGGTAAGTATGTAGTCATAGGGGCTAACGGCGATTCCATTTTTAATAGGATGATGCTCGCTATTGATCGCGTCGATTTGGCGGTTGATCCTGAGTTGTCGGGCAACGATGGCAGGGCGGCTCGTAGTGATGAATTAGATACGATTATCGGTGACTGGTGTGCGTTGCATGACCTGCAGCATGTGCTTAAGGTACTGGAAAAAGCTGAGGTGCCGTCGGGAAAAATATACGATGTTGCTGATATTGTTTCTGATGTCCACTATCGTGCGAGGCATATGATTGAAGAGTTTGCATTGTCGAAAGATGAAAGTCTACTTATCCCAGGGATTGTTCCAAAGCTTTCTGATACTCCGGGTAAGACGCAATGGTTGGGGCCCGATCTAGGCGAACATACTAATGCGATTTTATCTGGCGCAGGTTACTCAGTGGAGCAAATTCAAGATTTTAGAGATCGGAATATCGTCTAA
- a CDS encoding glutathione peroxidase — protein MLKNILVLLISMCTTQAVMSAECPKVLNARLNNLNGQSIDFCEYQGKVILAVNTASQCGNTPQYEALESLFQKYAEKGLVVIGFPANNFGDQEPGSNKDIQDFCRLNYGVNFPMVEKTDVVGPNSNPIFSELQSMTGVSPSWNFHKYLISRDGTRAFSFSSSISPMNAKLVKKLEQLLQ, from the coding sequence ATGTTAAAAAATATTTTAGTGCTCCTTATAAGTATGTGTACCACCCAAGCTGTTATGAGTGCCGAATGCCCAAAGGTATTGAATGCCCGTCTAAATAACCTAAACGGTCAGTCTATTGACTTTTGCGAATATCAAGGCAAGGTGATTTTAGCCGTCAACACGGCGAGTCAATGTGGCAATACACCTCAATATGAGGCACTAGAATCGCTCTTCCAAAAGTACGCCGAGAAAGGCCTTGTGGTGATTGGCTTTCCAGCAAATAATTTTGGAGATCAGGAGCCGGGATCCAATAAAGACATCCAAGATTTCTGCCGACTTAACTATGGCGTCAATTTTCCGATGGTCGAAAAGACCGATGTGGTTGGGCCAAACAGCAATCCGATTTTTTCCGAATTACAGTCAATGACGGGCGTATCTCCAAGCTGGAACTTTCATAAGTATTTAATATCGCGCGACGGGACCCGCGCCTTTAGTTTTTCGTCCTCAATAAGTCCCATGAATGCAAAGCTTGTCAAAAAACTTGAACAACTACTGCAATAA
- a CDS encoding amidohydrolase family protein encodes MLDIRFDNVTIIDGTGKPGSLGSVGVQEGRILEVGSCYRRAKETIDASGLCLMPGIVDNHTHYDAQVTWDPYCNPSPLLGVTTLVMGNCGFTIAPCHPSDRDITMRNLTQVEGMSIDALKDGIDWSFETFPQYLDMLEKKGVVPNVCCFVGHSSVRTYVLRGDAATRVATPQEVQQMKAIVIEAMEAGACGFATTRYPGHNGEHGIPMPSRLADDAEMLTLSGALKNVGRGVLMMTKSFDMPISNIEKLSAEANRPYLIAALLHSHLDPNKTFSDLSQIKAAQSRGNRLYGAVSACPLSMDFSFHSPYPLEGFACWHPLMDLDVEAYKDALADPGFRQAFMDELNSGEVKVFSGQWDKIYVAQVASAENFSLEGKSIADLAEVSHKAPFDFMLDLALEENLDTMFTATIMNSDEDAVGKMMCDENAIISLSDAGAHLTFLCDAGFGLHVLGYWARDKKIMPLEKAVHKLTLEPAKLFGIKNRGYIGPGAWADLLLFDPSTVGRGPTQRLHDLPAGASRLTTPALGVHGVWVNGQKVADGDGFVSGVPLAGQVIREYDAY; translated from the coding sequence ATGCTTGATATTCGTTTTGATAATGTCACGATCATTGACGGGACTGGAAAGCCTGGGTCTTTGGGATCTGTAGGCGTTCAGGAGGGCCGTATTCTCGAGGTTGGATCTTGTTATAGGCGAGCGAAAGAAACAATTGATGCTTCAGGCTTGTGTCTGATGCCCGGCATTGTTGATAACCACACACATTACGATGCGCAAGTGACTTGGGATCCCTATTGCAATCCATCACCTCTGCTGGGCGTCACCACTCTAGTCATGGGGAATTGTGGGTTCACGATCGCACCATGCCATCCCAGCGATCGCGATATTACGATGCGAAATCTAACCCAAGTCGAGGGTATGTCCATTGATGCGCTCAAAGATGGTATTGATTGGAGCTTTGAGACATTTCCCCAGTACCTAGACATGCTCGAGAAAAAAGGAGTTGTGCCTAACGTTTGTTGTTTTGTCGGGCACTCCAGCGTTAGAACTTATGTCTTACGGGGTGACGCTGCGACGAGAGTTGCTACGCCTCAAGAAGTCCAACAAATGAAAGCTATTGTCATTGAGGCAATGGAAGCGGGTGCTTGTGGTTTTGCAACGACGCGGTATCCAGGACATAACGGAGAGCATGGCATCCCTATGCCTTCTAGACTTGCCGATGATGCTGAAATGTTGACTTTGTCTGGTGCATTAAAGAATGTAGGGCGAGGTGTTTTAATGATGACCAAGTCATTTGATATGCCTATAAGCAATATAGAGAAACTGAGTGCGGAAGCCAATCGGCCTTATTTAATTGCAGCGCTTCTGCACTCACATCTTGACCCGAACAAAACTTTTTCTGACTTATCGCAAATAAAAGCGGCTCAGTCGCGTGGTAATCGTTTGTATGGAGCCGTATCGGCATGTCCACTCAGTATGGATTTTTCTTTCCACTCACCATATCCCCTTGAAGGTTTTGCATGTTGGCACCCTTTGATGGATCTAGACGTTGAAGCTTATAAGGATGCGCTAGCTGATCCAGGTTTCAGACAAGCATTTATGGATGAGTTGAATAGTGGAGAGGTAAAGGTTTTTAGTGGGCAGTGGGATAAAATCTATGTCGCTCAAGTAGCCAGCGCGGAAAATTTTTCTCTTGAGGGTAAGTCTATTGCTGATTTGGCTGAGGTGTCGCACAAAGCCCCGTTTGACTTCATGTTGGATCTAGCGCTTGAAGAAAACCTCGATACGATGTTCACTGCGACCATCATGAATTCGGATGAGGATGCTGTAGGGAAAATGATGTGTGATGAAAACGCAATTATTTCACTTTCTGATGCTGGAGCTCATTTAACATTTTTATGTGATGCTGGATTTGGGTTACACGTTTTGGGGTATTGGGCGAGAGACAAGAAAATCATGCCGCTGGAAAAGGCGGTACATAAACTGACCTTAGAGCCAGCTAAACTATTTGGAATTAAAAATAGGGGTTACATTGGCCCAGGTGCCTGGGCAGATTTATTACTATTTGATCCAAGTACTGTGGGCCGAGGTCCTACGCAGCGGCTGCATGATCTACCTGCAGGGGCCTCCCGTCTTACAACTCCTGCCTTAGGTGTTCATGGCGTTTGGGTTAATGGACAGAAAGTTGCTGATGGAGATGGTTTCGTTAGCGGTGTGCCACTTGCTGGTCAAGTGATTCGGGAGTATGACGCGTACTAG
- the arsS gene encoding arsenosugar biosynthesis radical SAM protein ArsS (Some members of this family are selenoproteins.) — translation MHDTLSLLKSRNFPALKRKQIETVQVNLGYRCNQACLHCHVNAGPNRTEQMTRDTIGEVIQFIDAVKPNVVDLTGGAPELNTHFRELVSEMRGREISVIDRCNLTILSEPGHEDLPDFLSDHKVIIAASLPCYSEENVNSQRGDGVFDRSIRGLRRLNKVGYGEGNPKLQLHLVYNPLGATLPPPQETLEAEYKEHLANNYDVHFDALMTITNMPIKRFGSTLVSRGQFETYLQLLQDNYREENVKSVMCKTLISIDWEGYLFDCDFNQMLGIPLGDATKKIHIRNLNIDNIKGKSIAVRDHCFGCTAGQGSSCSGALQ, via the coding sequence ATGCACGACACCCTATCGCTTCTTAAATCTAGAAATTTTCCAGCTCTCAAGCGTAAACAGATTGAAACCGTACAGGTCAATCTGGGTTATCGATGTAACCAAGCATGCCTTCACTGCCATGTCAATGCTGGCCCCAATCGTACAGAACAAATGACGCGCGATACCATTGGAGAGGTCATACAATTCATTGATGCAGTAAAACCCAATGTAGTTGACCTCACAGGCGGAGCTCCAGAACTCAACACCCACTTTAGAGAGCTTGTCTCCGAAATGCGGGGGCGTGAGATTTCAGTAATTGACCGATGCAACTTAACGATCCTGTCTGAACCTGGCCACGAGGACCTACCTGATTTTCTATCGGATCATAAGGTTATTATCGCGGCTTCACTGCCTTGCTATTCGGAAGAAAACGTCAATTCACAACGAGGGGACGGCGTATTCGATAGAAGTATTCGAGGCTTACGCAGACTAAACAAAGTGGGTTATGGGGAAGGAAACCCCAAACTGCAATTGCATCTGGTTTATAACCCTTTGGGTGCAACCTTGCCACCGCCGCAAGAAACGCTAGAAGCGGAATATAAGGAACATTTAGCCAATAACTATGATGTGCACTTTGATGCACTAATGACCATAACGAACATGCCTATAAAACGCTTTGGCAGTACTTTAGTGAGTCGTGGTCAATTCGAAACTTACTTGCAACTACTGCAGGACAACTATAGAGAAGAGAATGTTAAGTCCGTCATGTGCAAAACATTAATTTCTATTGACTGGGAAGGTTACCTATTTGACTGTGATTTTAATCAGATGCTGGGCATCCCTCTTGGAGACGCAACAAAAAAGATTCATATACGAAATTTAAATATAGACAATATCAAAGGGAAATCGATTGCAGTTAGAGATCACTGCTTTGGCTGCACCGCTGGACAGGGCTCTAGTTGCAGCGGAGCACTACAATAA
- a CDS encoding FAD-dependent oxidoreductase, giving the protein MKLTNSHKKWIGLIITTSIIALVFIFFRENAFNLLAQLNLQSLKDNYSELQIYFKDHPVRLSLIYALIYIIVTAFSLPGSVILTIGGGAIFGLVLGTILVSFCSSIGATAAFLITRYFFRSSVRARFGDKLKIINEGIKKDGPFYLLTMRLVPIFPFFAINVLMALTPIKTQTFYLVSQIGMLLGTIIFVNAGTQLATLNSIGDILSINLIISLCILGLFPIAAKVLSDLMNRHRVYARWSKPKHFDYNLIVIGGGAAGLVSSYVGAALNARVALIEKHKMGGDCLNTGCVPSKALIKTAHFIEQAKQSNRLGIQKADVIFNFSDVIKRVHKIIKKIEPHDSINRYTELGVTCYQGNAKIITPWTIAINSVGGEKIISARSIIVAAGASPIIPHLPNINEINHITSDTVWDLDELPKRLIIIGGGAIGCELTQAFQRLGSQVILVESADRILLKEDTDVAKMLENQLSDEGVAVLTRHRAKGFIKENGVQTLVCDSPNGEVSLSFDQVLFAIGRQANIKGYGLEDIDAICTDDIVLPTNDFLQTKFPNIYACGDVTGRMQFTHAAAHQAWHAVVNALFGQFRKFTIDFSSVPWAIFTHPGVARVGLNENEANKQNIAYEATTYGLDDLDRAIADSEDHGFIKVLTRPKSDRIIGVTIVSEHASEIIAEFVLAMKYKLGLNKILATTHIYPTFSEANKYVAGEWKRKHAPQKILKVLEIYHQFLRR; this is encoded by the coding sequence ATGAAACTCACAAATTCTCATAAGAAGTGGATAGGCTTAATTATTACCACCTCGATCATCGCATTAGTCTTTATTTTTTTTCGTGAAAACGCTTTCAATCTACTTGCGCAATTAAACCTACAATCCCTCAAAGATAACTACTCTGAATTACAGATTTACTTTAAAGACCATCCGGTCCGACTAAGTCTGATATATGCCTTAATCTACATCATCGTGACGGCTTTTTCACTACCTGGCTCGGTGATTCTGACAATCGGAGGAGGAGCAATATTTGGCCTAGTTTTAGGAACTATCCTTGTATCTTTTTGCTCATCTATTGGCGCAACAGCTGCCTTTCTGATCACGCGATATTTTTTTCGCAGCTCCGTTAGAGCACGTTTTGGCGACAAATTAAAAATCATCAATGAAGGTATAAAGAAAGACGGGCCTTTTTACCTACTAACGATGAGGTTAGTTCCGATTTTCCCGTTCTTTGCAATCAATGTGTTGATGGCTCTGACACCAATCAAGACGCAAACGTTCTATCTGGTCAGTCAAATCGGAATGCTCCTCGGAACCATAATATTCGTAAATGCCGGAACCCAACTCGCTACTCTAAATTCGATCGGCGACATTCTCTCAATAAATTTGATTATTTCTCTTTGTATTCTCGGGCTATTCCCCATTGCCGCAAAAGTTTTATCAGATCTAATGAACCGACATCGAGTCTATGCCAGATGGTCGAAACCAAAACATTTCGACTATAACCTAATAGTAATTGGGGGTGGCGCCGCGGGACTTGTATCCTCCTACGTAGGTGCTGCCTTGAATGCACGAGTGGCTCTCATTGAAAAACACAAAATGGGAGGTGATTGCCTCAATACGGGATGCGTGCCTTCGAAGGCGTTAATTAAAACTGCCCATTTCATTGAACAAGCAAAACAATCTAACCGTTTAGGCATCCAAAAAGCTGACGTAATCTTCAATTTTTCAGACGTAATAAAACGAGTCCATAAGATTATCAAGAAAATAGAGCCTCATGACTCAATAAATCGTTACACAGAACTAGGCGTGACATGCTATCAAGGAAATGCGAAAATCATTACGCCGTGGACGATAGCAATTAATAGCGTAGGAGGTGAAAAAATAATCAGCGCTCGATCAATTATTGTAGCGGCCGGGGCCAGCCCGATCATTCCGCACCTACCCAATATCAACGAAATCAACCACATCACTTCTGACACCGTCTGGGATCTAGATGAGCTACCAAAACGTCTGATCATCATTGGCGGCGGCGCGATCGGTTGTGAATTAACACAAGCCTTCCAACGATTGGGCTCTCAGGTCATTTTGGTAGAATCTGCTGATCGCATTCTTTTGAAAGAGGATACCGATGTCGCCAAGATGCTCGAAAACCAGTTATCGGATGAAGGTGTCGCGGTATTAACACGCCATCGAGCTAAGGGATTCATTAAGGAAAATGGGGTGCAAACACTAGTTTGCGACAGTCCTAATGGTGAGGTTAGTCTATCTTTTGATCAAGTTCTTTTTGCTATTGGAAGGCAAGCTAATATAAAAGGTTACGGACTAGAAGATATAGATGCTATTTGTACAGACGATATTGTTTTACCTACAAATGATTTTCTACAAACGAAGTTTCCAAATATCTACGCATGCGGAGATGTGACTGGCAGAATGCAGTTCACTCATGCTGCTGCTCATCAAGCCTGGCATGCGGTAGTAAATGCCCTCTTTGGTCAATTTAGAAAATTTACTATCGATTTTTCATCTGTACCGTGGGCTATATTCACTCATCCCGGAGTTGCAAGAGTGGGGTTAAATGAGAACGAAGCAAACAAACAAAACATAGCTTACGAAGCTACGACATACGGACTAGATGATCTCGATCGCGCAATTGCGGACTCAGAAGACCATGGTTTTATCAAAGTACTAACGCGGCCAAAATCTGATCGAATAATCGGCGTTACTATTGTGAGTGAACATGCCTCTGAAATTATTGCTGAATTTGTTCTCGCTATGAAATATAAATTAGGACTTAATAAGATTCTCGCTACTACGCATATCTACCCAACATTCTCAGAAGCCAACAAATATGTAGCAGGAGAGTGGAAAAGGAAACACGCTCCTCAAAAGATTCTAAAGGTCCTAGAGATATATCACCAATTCCTGCGTCGATAA
- a CDS encoding TIGR04283 family arsenosugar biosynthesis glycosyltransferase, with product MSAEDITISVIIPVLNEEQLIPLLLNELHTKKSGKTEIIVVDGGSTDNTLEIVRHTADQIIHSHPGRAKQMNAGALSANGKFLWFLHADSSICFEFEDIIELALHHHSWGWFNVHLNHQKKIFRIIESMMNLRSRITNIATGDQGIFVRKDISLAIGLFPSIAIMEDIVFSKKLKRVGQPFVSSARIKTSVRRWEENGPLRTIFKMWALRLLFFFGTNPNWLKKQYDKR from the coding sequence ATGTCAGCAGAAGACATCACCATATCGGTAATCATCCCTGTCTTAAACGAAGAACAACTTATTCCTTTATTACTTAATGAGCTGCATACTAAAAAGTCGGGCAAAACGGAAATAATCGTAGTAGATGGAGGTAGCACCGATAACACCTTGGAGATCGTACGCCACACAGCGGATCAGATTATCCACTCACATCCAGGACGCGCAAAACAAATGAACGCAGGAGCACTAAGTGCGAACGGTAAATTTTTATGGTTCTTACATGCAGATTCTTCGATTTGTTTCGAATTCGAAGATATCATTGAATTAGCCCTGCACCACCACTCTTGGGGTTGGTTCAACGTGCACTTAAATCATCAGAAGAAAATTTTTCGGATCATTGAGTCCATGATGAATCTGCGGTCAAGAATCACCAATATTGCTACTGGTGATCAGGGAATTTTTGTTCGTAAAGATATTTCTTTAGCTATAGGCCTTTTTCCGTCGATAGCAATCATGGAGGATATTGTTTTTTCAAAAAAACTAAAACGTGTAGGACAACCCTTCGTGAGTAGCGCGCGAATAAAGACATCGGTCAGAAGATGGGAGGAAAATGGACCTCTGAGAACAATCTTTAAAATGTGGGCTCTGCGACTATTGTTTTTTTTCGGGACAAACCCAAATTGGTTAAAAAAACAATACGATAAAAGATGA
- a CDS encoding TIGR04282 family arsenosugar biosynthesis glycosyltransferase — protein MTNSTNKEHNTLIQIFTRTPVAGAVKKRLIPELGSDRSCELHQRMTLHTLKVATNMSSNLEIWVTPDINHIFFTTLISNNHLKPQIGESLVERMAFSLNKGLENHKKVLLIGCDCPSINKAMLKRAFLELDRHEYVFIPVEDGGFSLVGTHTFSPAIFHNVPWGTNQVMHQIRSNLKTHSRTWQELPILWDVDEIADYHRLTEYMPQLTHGL, from the coding sequence ATGACTAACTCTACCAATAAAGAACACAATACTTTAATTCAGATTTTCACGCGGACACCTGTTGCAGGTGCAGTTAAAAAAAGACTTATTCCCGAATTAGGCTCAGACAGATCGTGTGAATTACATCAACGTATGACACTTCATACCTTAAAGGTGGCTACAAACATGTCGTCAAATCTTGAGATATGGGTCACACCAGATATCAATCATATTTTCTTTACGACACTGATCTCTAATAATCATCTGAAGCCTCAAATTGGAGAGTCTCTAGTTGAGCGAATGGCTTTTAGCCTTAACAAGGGTTTAGAGAATCATAAAAAAGTACTCCTCATTGGATGTGACTGCCCTTCTATCAATAAAGCTATGCTAAAAAGAGCATTTCTTGAACTAGATCGGCACGAATACGTATTCATTCCTGTAGAAGACGGCGGATTTTCTTTGGTAGGGACGCATACGTTCTCCCCAGCAATATTTCACAACGTCCCGTGGGGCACTAACCAAGTAATGCATCAGATTCGATCTAACTTAAAAACACACAGTCGTACCTGGCAAGAGTTGCCGATATTATGGGACGTAGATGAAATTGCCGATTACCATCGACTCACTGAATACATGCCTCAATTAACACACGGACTATAA
- a CDS encoding FAD-dependent oxidoreductase gives MKKLVLIGGGHTHLETIRRLGEQSSLDVALTLISGDRYTPYSGMLPGLISGHYTASECHIDLEELCNRYKFNFIQESVTRVSHNEQRIHTQTDQHEYDLASINIGSTPNLYSTIGAKQWAIPVKPIDQLLDKINCFLDKVANAPMKQKFEVTVVGGGAAGLEILLALKYRTDTCGYTNLNFSMITGSNDILDTHPMPIRRKFHRILHQKNVTTYYANPVVKVSKEHVTTASGKIIKSDLTVWATGAAASTWPKLSNLPTTEDGFIKTDQYLKVKNINNLFAVGDIGSIERLQHPKSGVYALKQAAVLTTNINNLVNDRPLERYIPQKHALALISAGSKYAVASRNILCTSGKWVWHWKDYIDRNFMGKFR, from the coding sequence ATGAAGAAACTTGTACTTATTGGTGGCGGCCATACGCATTTAGAAACTATTCGACGACTGGGCGAGCAATCGTCTCTTGATGTTGCGCTAACATTAATTAGTGGCGATCGATACACACCGTACTCAGGCATGCTGCCTGGCCTAATATCGGGTCATTACACAGCTAGTGAGTGTCATATTGATCTTGAAGAGCTATGTAATAGATATAAATTTAATTTTATTCAAGAATCTGTAACTCGAGTCTCACACAACGAGCAACGAATACATACTCAAACAGACCAGCATGAATATGACCTAGCATCTATCAATATCGGATCAACACCAAACCTCTACTCAACAATTGGCGCTAAACAGTGGGCTATTCCGGTAAAACCAATTGATCAGCTGCTCGATAAAATCAATTGTTTTCTAGACAAAGTTGCTAACGCACCCATGAAACAAAAATTTGAGGTCACTGTTGTGGGAGGTGGGGCGGCCGGTCTTGAAATCTTGCTAGCGCTAAAATATCGCACAGATACCTGTGGCTATACCAATCTAAATTTCTCGATGATCACTGGCTCTAATGATATTCTAGACACACATCCCATGCCCATTCGGCGTAAATTTCACCGAATCCTCCATCAAAAAAATGTGACGACCTACTATGCTAATCCTGTAGTCAAGGTATCTAAAGAGCATGTCACAACCGCCTCGGGGAAAATAATTAAATCTGACCTGACGGTATGGGCTACTGGAGCTGCAGCGAGTACTTGGCCTAAATTATCCAATCTTCCTACGACAGAAGATGGATTTATTAAAACGGATCAATACCTCAAAGTTAAAAATATCAATAATCTCTTTGCAGTCGGAGATATTGGGTCTATTGAGAGGTTACAGCATCCGAAGTCCGGAGTTTATGCATTGAAGCAAGCCGCAGTACTGACTACTAACATCAACAATCTAGTGAACGATAGGCCGCTTGAGCGATATATACCCCAGAAACACGCCCTCGCTTTAATCAGTGCGGGAAGCAAATATGCCGTTGCCTCAAGAAATATTTTATGTACTAGCGGAAAATGGGTATGGCACTGGAAAGATTATATTGACCGAAATTTCATGGGCAAATTTCGGTAA
- a CDS encoding DUF3293 domain-containing protein: MFNSEVLIDLYQKTSYRAYLGKTYVEFRVNERNRGQSWFFRSQWVTSWAFISAENPGSIRLTERTNAGKSGILLRYLRTRNMKYLLGLGIPDSADWPIELGFFVLNVSSLEASRIGCKFRQNAILFFRILKPIELIWIA, from the coding sequence ATGTTTAATAGTGAAGTGTTAATTGACTTGTATCAAAAAACCTCATACAGAGCGTATCTTGGCAAGACCTATGTAGAATTTCGTGTTAACGAAAGGAACAGGGGTCAAAGTTGGTTTTTTAGAAGTCAGTGGGTAACTAGTTGGGCCTTTATTTCTGCAGAGAATCCTGGTTCTATTCGATTAACTGAGCGAACGAATGCAGGTAAGAGCGGTATATTATTACGATATTTGCGTACGAGAAATATGAAATATTTATTGGGATTAGGTATTCCTGACTCTGCTGATTGGCCCATCGAATTAGGTTTTTTTGTGTTAAATGTAAGTAGCCTTGAGGCAAGTCGGATAGGTTGTAAATTCAGACAAAATGCCATTTTGTTTTTTAGAATTTTGAAGCCAATTGAACTAATCTGGATAGCTTGA